The Apium graveolens cultivar Ventura chromosome 11, ASM990537v1, whole genome shotgun sequence genome has a window encoding:
- the LOC141697351 gene encoding L-ascorbate peroxidase, cytosolic-like: MGKCYPTVSEEYNVAIDKCKRKLRGLIAEKNCAPLMLRLAWHSAGTYDQSTKTGGPFGTMKHKGELAHGANNGLDIAVRLLEPIKEQFPILSYGDFYQLAGVVAVEVAGGPDIPFHPGRKDLSEPPVEGRLPNATLGNDHLRDVFVKQMGLSDKDIVTLSGGHTLGRCHKERSGFEGPWTSNPLIFDNSYFKELLTGEKEGLLQLPTDKSLLQDPVFRPLVEKYAADEDAFFADYAESHMKLSELGFAEA, from the exons ATGGGAAAGTGCTATCCAACTGTGAGTGAAGAGTACAATGTTGCTATTGACAAATGCAAGAGGAAGCTTAGAGGGCTCATTGCTGAGAAGAATTGTGCACCTTTGATGCTTCGTCTAGC GTGGCACTCAGCTGGTACTTATGACCAGAGCACCAAGACTGGGGGCCCTTTCGGAACAATGAAGCACAAGGGTGAGCTAGCTCATGGTGCCAACAATGGCCTTGATATTGCTGTCCGGCTTTTGGAGCCCATCAAAGAGCAATTCCCCATCCTCTCTTATGGTGACTTCTACCAG TTGGCTGGTGTAGTTGCCGTGGAGGTTGCAGGAGGGCCTGATATTCCCTTTCACCCAGGAAGGAAG GATCTAAGTGAGCCACCAGTTGAAGGCCGTCTTCCTAATGCTACGTTGG GAAATGACCATTTGAGAGATGTGTTTGTGAAACAAATGGGACTTTCTGACAAGGATATTGTTACTCTTTCTGGTGGTCATACTCTG GGAAGGTGTCACAAGGAGCGATCTGGGTTTGAAGGACCCTGGACCAGCAATCCTCTCATCTTCGACAACAGCTACTTTAA GGAACTCTTAACTGGTGAAAAAGAAGGACTTCTGCAATTGCCGACTGATAAATCTCTCCTTCAGGACCCTGTCTTCCGCCCTCTTGTTGAAAAATATGCAGCG GACGAGGATGCTTTCTTTGCTGATTACGCAGAATCTCACATGAAACTCTCTGAACTAGG ATTTGCAGAGGCCTAA